The following proteins are co-located in the Lagenorhynchus albirostris chromosome 2, mLagAlb1.1, whole genome shotgun sequence genome:
- the LOC132514892 gene encoding LOW QUALITY PROTEIN: general transcription factor IIF subunit 2-like (The sequence of the model RefSeq protein was modified relative to this genomic sequence to represent the inferred CDS: inserted 1 base in 1 codon): MASRGSRPKPQSIPLSLEGIQQNQRMWLVKLPKYLSQQWSEASGSGEVGKLQIAKIXGKSEISFILNKELTDIRGTDGQPAPVIAPREHQLVLQGVRGQVLTVLTERAPDQLSLEGTVVHRGECRPALSENYMRLKRKQIEESSKPARTVQKLEKVVTTNYKPVANHQYNIEYEKKKKENGKRVKADKDQVLTLLFVAFEKHQYYNIKDLVGITMQPVAYLKEILNEIGVQNVKGPHKNTWELKAEYRYCPAAAKSERDSPLSRSVNMSGTIFRR; this comes from the exons ATGGCCTCCAGAGGCAGCAGACCCAAGCCCCAGAGCATTCCACTCAGCTTGGAGGGAATCCAACAGAACCAGCGGATGTGGTTGGTGAAGCTTCCTAAATACCTGTCACAGCAGTGGTCTGAAGCTTCTGGAAGCGGTGAAGTAGGGAAGCTGCAGATTGCCAAAA GGGGAAAGTCTGAAATCTCATTTATCTTGAATAAGGAACTTACAGACATTCGGGGTACAGATGGACAACCTGCCCCAGTCATTGCTCCCAGGGAGCATCAGCTTGTCTTGCAGGGGGTCAGAGGGCAGGTCCTCACAGTGCTGACTGAGCGTGCACCGGATCAGCTCTCCCTGGAAGGAACGGTGGTACATCGGGGAGAATGCAGACCTGCTCTGAGTGAAAACTACATGAGGCTGAAGAGAAAGCAAATAGAGGAGTCTTCCAAACCTGCCAGAACCGTACAGAAACTGGAGAAGGTAGTCACGACCAATTATAAACCTGTTGCCAATCATCAGTACAATATTGaatatgagaagaaaaagaaagaaaatggaaagagagtGAAGGCTGATAAAGACCAAGTTTTAACCTTGCTATTTGTTGCCTTTGAGAAACACCAGTATTATAACATAAAGGACTTGGTTGGCATCACTATGCAACCTGTGGCGTACCTGAAGGAAATCTTGAATGAAATCGGTGTTCAGAATGTAAAAGGGCCCCACAAAAACACATGGGAGCTAAAAGCAGAGTACCGGTATTGTCCGGCAGCAGCTAAGAGTGAGCGAGACAGCCCTTTGTCAAGAAGCGTCAACATGAGCGGGACAATCTTCCGACGCTAA
- the LOC132516262 gene encoding zinc finger protein 214-like, whose translation MDFTEEEWGQLDPAQRALYKEVMLEIYGNLVLVGKKLYDCAECGKSFSQSTDLHIHQRVHTRKKPFVCDTCGKAFSYNRNLHVHQRVHTGEKPFKCEECGKGFHQSPNPRIHWRVHTGAKPYKCEKCCESFRQNVDLQEHQRVHTRETISMVKPLKYKLPCSSESPHRRETCRCEECGKDLDHSESSRSPENETADVMGV comes from the exons ATGGACTTCACCGAGGAGGAGTGGGGGCAGCTGGACCCCGCACAGAGGGCCCTGTACAAAGAGGTGATGCTGGAGATCTATGGCAACCTGGTCTTAGTGG GAAAGAAACTTTATGACTGTGCCGAGTGTGGCAAGAGCTTCAGTCAGAGCACAGACCTTCACATCCACCAGAGAGTCCACACGAGGAAGAAACCTTTCGTGTGCGATACATGTGGCAAAGCCTTCAGTTATAACAGGAATCTTCACGTGCATCAGAGGgtccacacaggagagaaaccttttAAGTGCGAGGAGTGTGGCAAGGGCTTCCATCAGAGCCCCAACCCTCGCATCCACTGGCGAGTCCACACTGGAGCAAAACCGTACAAATGTGAGAAGTGTTGTGAGAGCTTCAGACAGAACGTAGACCTCCAAGAGCATCAGAGGGTCCACACAAGGGAAACCATTTCAATGGTGAAACCCTTAAAGTACAAGCTTCCGTGCTCATCAGAAAgtccacacaggagagaaacctgtAGGTGTGAGGAGTGTGGAAAGGATTTAGATCACAGTGAATCTTCACGTTCTCCAGAGAATGAAACTGCAGATGTGATGGGTGTGTGA